One window of the Halobacteriovorax sp. JY17 genome contains the following:
- a CDS encoding NADH-quinone oxidoreductase subunit M, giving the protein MSGTSNLLNWILWMPMLGALGVLLIPKAKENAIRFWALANTAITMVLTAKLWMGFDNSIAGMQEAFTVKIPWIKQFNIFYHLGVDGISLPMILLTSVILFICILSSWTVKKQIKGYFALILFLQSTIYGVFFSLDFFLFYVYWEVMLIPMFFLIGIWGGENREYAAVKFFLYTFFGSILMLVGMVALYHATGKGVDSFDLLALKASADEFIKMKVSLFGTEVAFDKLFFMFMFIGFAIKVPVFPFHTWLPHAHVQAPTAISVILAGVLLKMGTYGFLRIAFPIFPGAAVYFSNFIAILGLINIIYGAFCAMAQTDVKKLIAYSSVSHMGFVMIGMAAMTSQGLNGAVLQMFNHGTSAAMMFLLIGVLYERSHHRWIVRPDGSKGFGGLYTQMPTFSIVFIIGMFAAMGLPGLSGFISEALIFFGIYQKFTTMTVLALLGLLIGAAYLLWMFKRMFFGEVVEECKSYTDMNAREIFYMLPLCIAVILFGIWPSPILDIMKASVNSLVTLLANYQ; this is encoded by the coding sequence GTGAGTGGAACGTCGAATTTATTAAACTGGATTCTTTGGATGCCGATGCTTGGTGCTCTAGGTGTATTACTTATTCCTAAAGCAAAAGAAAACGCGATTAGATTTTGGGCCCTAGCAAATACTGCTATAACAATGGTTCTTACTGCTAAGCTTTGGATGGGATTTGATAATTCTATCGCAGGTATGCAAGAAGCATTTACAGTAAAAATTCCTTGGATTAAGCAATTCAATATTTTCTATCACCTCGGTGTAGATGGAATTTCACTTCCAATGATACTTCTAACTTCAGTTATACTATTTATTTGTATTCTAAGTTCATGGACAGTTAAGAAACAAATTAAAGGATACTTTGCTTTAATTCTCTTCTTACAAAGTACTATTTACGGAGTGTTCTTCTCCTTAGATTTTTTCTTATTCTATGTTTACTGGGAAGTAATGCTAATTCCAATGTTCTTCTTAATCGGTATTTGGGGTGGAGAGAACAGAGAGTATGCCGCTGTTAAGTTTTTTCTTTATACATTCTTTGGTTCAATCCTAATGCTTGTTGGTATGGTTGCTCTTTATCACGCAACTGGAAAAGGAGTAGACTCATTTGATCTACTTGCTCTTAAGGCCAGTGCTGATGAATTTATTAAAATGAAAGTAAGCCTATTTGGAACAGAAGTAGCATTTGATAAACTATTCTTCATGTTTATGTTCATTGGTTTTGCAATTAAGGTTCCAGTATTTCCATTCCACACGTGGCTACCACATGCTCACGTTCAGGCACCAACAGCAATTTCAGTAATTCTGGCAGGTGTTCTACTTAAAATGGGTACATACGGTTTCTTAAGAATTGCCTTCCCTATTTTTCCAGGTGCAGCAGTTTACTTTTCTAACTTCATAGCAATTCTTGGATTAATAAATATTATCTATGGTGCTTTCTGTGCAATGGCACAAACAGATGTTAAGAAGCTTATCGCATACTCTTCAGTATCTCACATGGGATTTGTGATGATTGGTATGGCCGCAATGACTTCTCAGGGTCTTAACGGTGCAGTTCTTCAGATGTTTAACCACGGTACTTCTGCAGCAATGATGTTCCTTCTAATTGGTGTTCTTTATGAAAGATCTCACCATAGATGGATTGTTAGACCAGATGGATCTAAAGGTTTTGGTGGTCTTTATACTCAGATGCCAACATTTTCGATTGTATTTATTATCGGAATGTTCGCGGCCATGGGTCTTCCAGGATTGTCAGGATTTATTTCAGAAGCATTAATCTTCTTTGGAATTTATCAGAAATTTACAACAATGACTGTTCTAGCACTTCTAGGTCTTCTTATTGGTGCAGCTTACCTACTGTGGATGTTCAAGAGAATGTTCTTTGGAGAAGTTGTTGAAGAATGTAAATCATATACAGATATGAATGCGAGAGAAATTTTCTATATGCTGCCACTTTGTATTGCTGTAATTCTTTTTGGAATTTGGCCATCACCAATTTTGGACATCATGAAAGCTTCAGTTAATTCTCTAGTTACTTTATTGGCGAATTATCAGTAA
- a CDS encoding tetratricopeptide repeat protein, protein MGKKYRVKLLNDRVVGPFVTEQIGELFAKGHLLGDERCQIFPVGDWQSLKDFAEIKAMLLKVTQEGNLSVENSGDRTQTFARINKPKNDSNKNPVKDKNFQEFQYKKEDLSRVDYGALEEKYQEDVKDLESIEEELGHVKEEEKSENDDGIEKTRIINRSALNNVDVDKTVIVNPNPFLEKIEEVENPLEVESNSEEDDKEEEKKEEVLNTSEATEFINVRELLPDLKQVVSVAEKEFEDKVREEALDDEEPVNKKEEEVEEVKKAKRKKTTPIVALAFIVILWVLLFPEKEVKSLDPVRVKIQFPIQAEFLDSVKSVEALNKGLEYYSQGTYLSKIKASLEFSKSLHHQFKNNKALGYLILSYAEVFENSSDENKAVRTLFKLIEIARSKLLSDANVAAGSALFYKKIGKAQSANRILENFIRINKPTVSVLTIYLDVLIEVGNYIEARKVFDLLLKVKKKREATYLSLINFYEENDLQDKVSELLTEARNSYPKSIPLLLKYAKYQFDIGDYKKYEAVLKVIKTLNSGRSPRYYAKFLEYTGILAAIKKDNNQAAKLFKLALRIHESDELRSKLSLLELGGSTNVEKIILESKIVELMKKAKNAVKERKWETAFINAIKASDLDSSYIPSQLLLGNIQVKRGYYEDAIGTFNRMKKEYPLNKKINVYLVEAYIKAFKLNKAEIELRTISQSKLSDSYIFYSLQAKYYLRREFYENAISKFKESIKRNPVNDDDYFQLAKIYLKFRKFKAAKNMLTRSIALDPVNVEYHTAYANILYELEGAETAIGYLRNLLKQNRDNPKILGDIAIYYYKNGENLEFQEYKKRIEKLASTDASFYEFLIYSAELDDRDDDVIKYGKELIKINPGDLDVQIKLGKSLYDKGLYKEALAMFESILARLASFPRANYYLAKTYIKLKDIKKAKEMADKEVANNPTLEFGYFILGEVFRIQKKYREAELNFKKSISRNGRYVEALMGMGWIKWKQGYLDRAREYYLKALKENQNNGEIHRALGYIYKEIGQSTLAIDSFRVYLDLTPAAKDRAQIQNLMKSLR, encoded by the coding sequence ATGGGTAAGAAATACAGAGTTAAATTATTAAATGATCGTGTGGTTGGTCCTTTTGTTACGGAGCAAATCGGTGAGTTATTCGCTAAGGGTCACCTTTTAGGGGATGAGAGGTGCCAAATTTTTCCTGTCGGCGATTGGCAGAGTTTAAAAGACTTTGCAGAAATTAAAGCAATGCTCCTAAAAGTTACTCAAGAGGGGAATTTATCTGTTGAAAATTCTGGAGACAGAACTCAAACTTTCGCAAGAATAAATAAGCCTAAAAATGATAGTAATAAAAATCCAGTGAAAGATAAAAACTTTCAAGAATTTCAATATAAGAAAGAAGATTTAAGTCGTGTAGATTATGGAGCGTTAGAAGAAAAGTATCAAGAAGATGTAAAAGATTTAGAGTCCATTGAGGAAGAACTTGGGCACGTAAAGGAAGAGGAAAAATCGGAGAATGATGACGGAATTGAAAAAACAAGAATTATCAATCGAAGTGCATTGAATAATGTTGATGTTGATAAAACAGTCATTGTAAACCCCAATCCTTTTCTAGAAAAAATAGAGGAAGTTGAAAATCCGTTAGAAGTAGAGAGTAATTCAGAAGAAGACGATAAAGAGGAAGAGAAAAAAGAAGAAGTTCTAAACACAAGTGAAGCAACAGAGTTTATAAATGTAAGAGAGTTGTTACCAGATTTAAAACAAGTTGTAAGTGTTGCAGAGAAAGAATTTGAAGATAAAGTTCGAGAAGAAGCCTTAGATGACGAAGAGCCTGTTAATAAAAAAGAAGAAGAAGTTGAAGAGGTAAAGAAAGCTAAGAGAAAGAAGACAACTCCTATTGTGGCACTTGCCTTTATTGTTATTCTTTGGGTATTACTTTTTCCTGAAAAAGAAGTTAAAAGTCTAGATCCAGTTAGAGTTAAAATCCAATTTCCAATACAGGCCGAATTCTTAGATAGTGTCAAAAGTGTTGAAGCTTTAAATAAAGGACTTGAATACTACTCTCAGGGAACATACTTATCCAAAATAAAGGCCTCCTTAGAATTTAGTAAATCTTTACATCATCAATTCAAAAACAACAAAGCATTAGGTTATTTGATACTTTCTTATGCTGAAGTTTTTGAAAATTCTAGTGATGAAAATAAAGCGGTCAGAACTCTTTTTAAATTAATTGAAATTGCTCGTAGTAAACTTTTGTCAGATGCTAACGTCGCTGCAGGAAGTGCACTTTTCTATAAAAAGATAGGCAAAGCTCAGAGTGCAAATAGAATTCTTGAAAATTTTATTAGAATTAATAAACCTACAGTAAGTGTCCTAACGATTTATCTAGATGTCCTCATTGAAGTGGGTAACTATATAGAAGCAAGGAAAGTTTTTGATCTTCTTTTAAAAGTTAAAAAGAAGAGAGAGGCAACATACTTAAGCCTTATCAATTTCTATGAAGAAAATGACTTACAAGATAAAGTAAGTGAACTTCTTACTGAGGCGAGAAACTCTTATCCAAAGTCAATTCCTCTTCTTCTTAAATATGCCAAGTACCAATTCGATATTGGAGATTACAAGAAGTATGAGGCAGTATTAAAAGTTATTAAGACTCTAAACTCTGGTAGATCACCCAGATACTACGCAAAATTTCTTGAATATACGGGTATACTTGCGGCAATTAAAAAAGATAACAACCAAGCAGCGAAACTTTTTAAGCTAGCTCTTAGGATTCATGAATCTGATGAATTGAGGTCTAAACTTTCTCTTTTAGAGCTTGGTGGGTCAACTAACGTCGAGAAGATTATTCTCGAAAGTAAGATTGTTGAGCTAATGAAAAAAGCGAAAAATGCAGTAAAAGAAAGAAAGTGGGAGACAGCTTTTATTAATGCAATTAAGGCTTCAGATTTGGACAGCTCTTATATTCCCTCACAACTTCTTCTCGGAAATATTCAGGTTAAGCGAGGATATTATGAGGATGCCATAGGTACATTCAACAGAATGAAAAAAGAATACCCACTTAATAAGAAGATAAATGTCTATCTTGTTGAGGCCTATATCAAAGCATTCAAATTGAATAAGGCAGAAATTGAGCTTAGGACAATCTCTCAGTCTAAATTAAGTGATAGTTATATTTTTTACTCTCTTCAAGCTAAGTACTATTTAAGAAGAGAATTTTATGAGAATGCTATTTCTAAATTTAAAGAAAGTATAAAGAGAAATCCAGTAAATGATGATGATTACTTTCAGCTTGCTAAAATCTATCTTAAGTTTAGAAAGTTCAAGGCCGCAAAGAATATGCTAACGAGATCTATTGCTCTTGATCCTGTTAACGTTGAGTATCACACAGCCTACGCAAATATTCTCTACGAGCTAGAGGGAGCTGAAACAGCAATTGGTTATCTTAGAAACTTATTAAAGCAAAATAGAGATAATCCAAAAATTCTCGGTGACATTGCAATCTACTACTATAAGAATGGAGAGAATCTAGAGTTTCAAGAGTATAAGAAAAGAATTGAAAAACTTGCAAGTACCGACGCTAGTTTCTATGAATTTTTAATTTATTCTGCCGAGTTAGATGATCGTGATGATGATGTTATTAAATACGGAAAAGAGTTAATTAAAATTAACCCAGGTGATTTAGACGTACAAATAAAACTTGGAAAAAGCCTTTATGACAAGGGACTTTATAAAGAAGCTCTTGCTATGTTCGAGTCAATCCTTGCTCGTTTAGCTTCTTTTCCAAGAGCGAACTACTATCTTGCTAAAACATATATAAAATTAAAAGATATTAAGAAGGCCAAGGAAATGGCAGATAAGGAAGTGGCAAATAATCCGACACTAGAGTTTGGTTATTTTATTTTAGGGGAAGTTTTTCGAATTCAAAAAAAATATAGAGAAGCAGAATTAAACTTCAAGAAGTCGATCTCAAGAAATGGCCGCTATGTTGAGGCCTTAATGGGGATGGGTTGGATAAAGTGGAAGCAAGGCTATCTTGATCGTGCTAGAGAATATTATTTAAAGGCCCTTAAAGAAAATCAGAATAATGGTGAAATCCATAGAGCGCTTGGTTATATCTACAAAGAGATTGGTCAGAGTACTTTAGCTATTGACTCTTTTAGAGTTTATCTTGATCTAACACCAGCGGCGAAAGATAGAGCACAAATTCAAAATTTAATGAAGAGTTTAAGGTAG
- a CDS encoding NADH-quinone oxidoreductase subunit N, which translates to MLLNYLASIGRFIPEIVLVVTMIGLLFVESTYGENDKGSKKGYLYATAYIGLILSLAQLVGSLGDAPGGIFTNSLTIDPFSTLAKIIMVIGTAGATYLSRRSSDIYSELKGEFVIISIGVLIGGMLLASANNMLMLYIGIETLSILSYVLASLKKNDDRSSEAGLKYSLYGGISAGIMLFGLSHIFGVVGTIQFTGMIAKLQTLDTMQIAILMPSFLMFFAGIGYKIACVPFHMWAPDVYEGSPLPVTTFFSIVPKIAGIAVLVRVTMAFFGGETTALQMTWVGTLSVIAALTMTVGNVSAIGQRSVKRMLAYSSISHAGMMMMGVVCLTEIGVTGILFYGITYLFMTLVAFFITSFVQDEYGNDHFERFNGLIFKHPLMAIFMIITMFSLAGIPPFSGFVAKFNIFNALIDKNFYVLAIIAGLNSVVALYYYLKIVRLMVFKQSESDEKIGGFVFSNQVAIAVLTVPVVLLGVFWESIIHVANGAKIFIQ; encoded by the coding sequence ATGCTTTTAAATTATTTAGCAAGTATAGGTCGATTTATCCCAGAGATTGTTCTGGTTGTAACAATGATTGGCCTTCTGTTTGTTGAGTCTACTTATGGCGAAAATGATAAAGGAAGCAAGAAAGGCTACCTTTATGCTACAGCCTATATAGGTTTAATCCTTTCGTTGGCTCAACTTGTTGGTTCTCTTGGAGATGCTCCAGGTGGAATATTTACAAATTCTCTGACTATTGATCCTTTTAGTACTCTAGCTAAAATCATTATGGTGATCGGAACAGCTGGAGCAACTTATCTAAGTCGTAGATCAAGTGATATTTACAGCGAGCTAAAAGGTGAATTTGTTATTATATCAATTGGTGTTTTAATTGGTGGAATGCTCTTAGCTTCTGCTAATAATATGCTTATGCTGTATATAGGAATTGAAACTCTTTCAATTCTTTCTTATGTTCTTGCATCTTTAAAAAAGAACGATGATAGATCATCTGAAGCAGGACTTAAATATTCACTATATGGCGGAATTTCAGCAGGGATTATGCTCTTTGGTTTAAGTCATATCTTTGGTGTTGTTGGAACAATCCAATTTACAGGTATGATTGCTAAGTTACAGACCTTAGATACAATGCAAATAGCTATCCTAATGCCGTCGTTCTTAATGTTCTTCGCAGGTATCGGATACAAGATTGCTTGTGTTCCATTTCATATGTGGGCTCCAGATGTCTACGAAGGTTCGCCTCTTCCTGTCACAACTTTCTTCTCCATAGTGCCTAAGATTGCAGGAATTGCAGTATTAGTTAGAGTTACTATGGCGTTCTTTGGTGGGGAGACAACAGCTCTTCAGATGACTTGGGTGGGAACTTTAAGTGTAATCGCAGCTCTAACAATGACAGTTGGAAATGTTTCAGCAATTGGGCAAAGATCAGTTAAAAGAATGTTAGCTTACTCATCAATTAGTCATGCAGGTATGATGATGATGGGTGTCGTTTGCTTGACTGAAATTGGAGTTACAGGAATTCTGTTCTACGGTATCACTTACCTATTTATGACTCTTGTTGCTTTCTTTATTACATCTTTTGTTCAAGACGAATATGGAAATGATCATTTTGAAAGATTTAATGGCCTTATTTTTAAGCACCCATTAATGGCCATTTTTATGATTATCACAATGTTCTCACTTGCTGGAATTCCTCCATTTAGTGGATTCGTAGCAAAGTTTAATATTTTTAATGCTTTAATTGATAAGAACTTCTATGTTTTAGCAATCATAGCGGGATTAAATTCTGTTGTAGCTCTATACTACTATCTTAAGATTGTAAGATTAATGGTATTTAAGCAGAGCGAGAGTGATGAGAAGATTGGAGGATTTGTTTTTTCTAATCAAGTCGCTATTGCAGTACTAACTGTTCCAGTCGTCTTACTCGGTGTATTCTGGGAAAGTATCATTCATGTTGCTAATGGAGCTAAGATCTTTATCCAATAA
- a CDS encoding Lrp/AsnC ligand binding domain-containing protein, giving the protein MNNYQIDSLDRRIIEELQKDARKPFLDIARKCQVAGGTIHQRIEKLRERGIITGSKITINHKKLGYGVEVLLGIHLVNAKVVSKVVKKLEKFPEVVQSLYTTGNYALFVKIVTKDIDHFHNFLVKKLQAIEEIRSTESFICLETPIDRELQV; this is encoded by the coding sequence ATGAATAATTATCAAATTGATAGTCTCGATAGGCGAATAATTGAAGAACTTCAAAAAGATGCTAGGAAACCTTTTCTTGATATTGCTAGAAAGTGCCAAGTTGCTGGAGGAACGATTCATCAGAGAATTGAAAAACTTCGGGAAAGAGGGATTATCACAGGTAGTAAAATAACTATAAATCATAAGAAATTAGGATATGGCGTTGAGGTTCTTCTTGGTATTCACCTTGTAAATGCAAAAGTCGTTTCTAAAGTTGTAAAGAAGCTAGAGAAATTTCCAGAAGTTGTTCAGTCTTTATATACAACTGGAAATTATGCCCTCTTTGTTAAAATTGTAACGAAGGATATTGATCACTTTCATAACTTCTTAGTTAAGAAGTTACAGGCCATCGAAGAGATTAGATCGACAGAATCTTTTATTTGTCTGGAAACGCCAATTGATAGAGAGTTGCAGGTCTAA
- a CDS encoding Spy/CpxP family protein refolding chaperone: MKSLFSLTLITLLFTSPTYAKKEMNFAARKTACAEKAVGDTCSFQTKKGEKKGTCKEGKKNKEVLMCFGERKGKHGMLKELNLSKEQFAKLKVYREAEKAKKDERKPLKEKIKSLREDIKKGFISNISDEKMLEIHREISANRAKLEEIRFSKMITMKNVLNEEQRKKFMELEESRKEKFKKRNGKHKKNKKDKK; the protein is encoded by the coding sequence ATGAAGTCATTATTTAGCCTTACATTAATCACTCTTTTATTCACTTCCCCAACTTATGCCAAAAAAGAAATGAACTTTGCTGCTAGAAAAACGGCCTGCGCTGAAAAAGCAGTAGGTGACACATGCTCTTTTCAAACCAAGAAAGGAGAAAAGAAAGGAACCTGCAAAGAAGGAAAGAAGAATAAAGAAGTTCTCATGTGCTTTGGAGAAAGAAAGGGTAAGCACGGAATGTTAAAAGAGCTCAATCTTTCAAAGGAACAATTCGCAAAACTCAAAGTTTATAGAGAAGCAGAAAAAGCAAAGAAAGATGAGAGAAAACCTTTGAAAGAAAAAATTAAATCTCTTAGGGAAGATATAAAGAAGGGCTTTATCAGTAATATTTCAGACGAAAAAATGCTGGAAATTCATAGAGAAATTTCTGCCAATAGAGCAAAGCTCGAAGAAATTCGATTCTCTAAAATGATCACCATGAAAAATGTTTTAAATGAAGAACAAAGAAAGAAGTTCATGGAACTAGAAGAGAGTCGAAAAGAGAAGTTTAAAAAAAGAAATGGAAAACACAAGAAGAATAAGAAAGACAAGAAATAG
- a CDS encoding nucleoside deaminase gives MRKYLRIRPDLKSKARMHNFEEYKWLMSVAMDEAYKAYSIDEVPIGAAIVDESGNILSQSHNEKEHNNDPCGHAEILAIREACKKKGSWRLTGCTIFVTLEPCPMCLSALIQSRVDKLVFAAYDPKGGAISLNYNLYKDKRLNHNFSVVGGVGHFESSKILSRFFREKRASYKK, from the coding sequence ATGAGAAAGTATTTAAGAATAAGACCAGATTTAAAAAGCAAGGCGAGAATGCATAACTTTGAAGAATATAAATGGCTTATGAGTGTGGCAATGGATGAGGCCTATAAAGCCTACTCCATTGATGAAGTTCCAATTGGAGCTGCCATTGTTGATGAGTCAGGAAATATTTTAAGCCAATCTCATAATGAAAAAGAACATAATAACGATCCTTGCGGTCACGCAGAAATTCTTGCAATAAGAGAAGCATGTAAGAAAAAAGGAAGCTGGAGGCTCACGGGTTGCACAATATTTGTGACTTTGGAGCCTTGTCCAATGTGTCTTAGTGCACTTATTCAATCACGAGTAGATAAACTTGTTTTTGCTGCCTACGACCCTAAAGGGGGAGCAATAAGCCTCAATTACAATTTGTATAAAGACAAGAGACTAAATCATAACTTTAGTGTGGTCGGAGGTGTAGGACACTTTGAATCTTCTAAAATCCTTTCACGTTTCTTTAGAGAAAAACGCGCTTCTTATAAGAAGTAA
- a CDS encoding response regulator: MFLLQYPIKIVLVDDDPDSLSLMSNYLKGNESFAVSSFTSPKEALSFMTENETQIAIIDINMKEMYGDRLLDHIIKLEQGTELIVITASDNLLNFTACYKLRANGFIFKPFDKDSFLTTVENSHKNLINWNNVFTQMMMRKHGE; encoded by the coding sequence ATGTTCTTACTACAATACCCTATTAAAATAGTCCTCGTTGATGATGATCCTGATTCATTAAGTCTAATGAGCAATTACCTCAAAGGTAACGAGTCATTTGCCGTCAGCTCATTTACCTCCCCAAAAGAGGCCTTAAGCTTTATGACAGAGAATGAAACTCAAATTGCGATCATCGATATTAATATGAAAGAGATGTATGGGGATAGGTTACTCGATCATATCATCAAGCTTGAACAGGGAACCGAATTGATAGTTATTACAGCTTCAGATAACCTTCTTAATTTCACGGCCTGTTATAAACTTCGCGCAAATGGTTTTATATTCAAGCCATTTGATAAAGATTCTTTTCTAACAACTGTGGAGAACTCTCACAAGAATCTCATCAACTGGAATAATGTCTTCACTCAAATGATGATGAGAAAGCACGGAGAATAA
- a CDS encoding RNA polymerase sigma factor: MLKILKDIFTPLSDSSLEEKKEGFNKLYIDHAEFIRSSIYWMVRDQNIDDIVQDSFLKAWKSFDQFNNKSNFRTWLYRIAMNTTYDYLRKNKIRVESEVETQAPYEDKALKDLISQGILSLNLKHREAFILFYKFEYGQKEIAEILSISEGTAKSRIYYAKEKFTLFLKNNGVENE; this comes from the coding sequence TTGCTTAAGATACTAAAAGATATTTTCACCCCTCTTTCAGATTCTTCACTTGAAGAGAAGAAAGAGGGGTTTAATAAACTCTACATAGATCATGCAGAGTTTATTAGATCTAGTATCTACTGGATGGTTCGTGATCAAAACATTGATGATATTGTTCAAGATAGTTTTCTAAAGGCATGGAAGAGTTTTGATCAATTCAATAATAAATCAAACTTTAGAACGTGGCTTTATAGAATTGCAATGAATACAACCTATGACTATCTAAGAAAGAATAAAATAAGAGTTGAAAGTGAAGTGGAAACTCAAGCTCCTTACGAGGATAAGGCCTTGAAGGATTTAATATCTCAAGGAATTTTATCGCTAAATCTAAAGCACAGAGAAGCCTTTATTTTATTCTATAAATTTGAATATGGGCAAAAAGAAATTGCTGAAATTTTATCCATCTCAGAAGGAACGGCGAAATCGAGAATTTACTATGCTAAAGAAAAGTTTACACTTTTTCTAAAAAACAATGGAGTAGAAAATGAATGA
- the asnB gene encoding asparagine synthase B has product MCGFLAFRSKEISKVERDSFDKILYRGPDQSRLLKLEEDVVLGFHRLSIMDLSTDGMQPFQNSSKDALICNGEIYNYQQIKDTLLSKEEFISKSDCEVILPLYKKFGLEKLCKNLDGEFAFVIWDSEKQTFQAARDQFGIRPLFYGYKREDSSIAFASEVKALQDFCDDIKPFLPGHYFDGRGFYEFDSIHKVEVNEEITKEDALHGIKQLLEQAVIKRMDSDAKVGYLLSGGLDSSLVCAIAARESKEPIKTFAVGINEDPIDAKYAKIVADHIGSDHTEYLFSKSDLLETLDDLIYRLESFDITTIRASLGMDLICRHIKDTTDIKVLMTGECSDEMFGYKYTDFAPSPNEFQKEASKRVEELYIYDVLRADRCISSNSLEARVPFSDKSFAKFVMSIPPELKMNTTGHGKYLLRAAFDLEDYLPQDILFRQKAAFSDAVGHSSVDFLKTLAEITITEDELAAAKELFPHCTPTTKESFLYRRIFEKHYPSQSHLIKAIWLPNQEWENCKVSDPSARALPNYGKSGL; this is encoded by the coding sequence ATGTGTGGTTTTTTAGCATTTAGAAGTAAAGAGATTTCAAAAGTAGAAAGAGATAGCTTTGATAAAATTCTCTACCGAGGTCCAGATCAATCAAGGCTTCTAAAGCTCGAAGAAGACGTCGTACTCGGATTCCACAGACTTTCAATCATGGATCTCTCCACTGATGGAATGCAACCTTTTCAAAATTCATCTAAAGATGCCCTTATTTGTAACGGAGAAATTTATAACTACCAACAAATTAAGGACACACTACTATCTAAAGAAGAGTTCATCTCAAAGTCAGACTGCGAAGTTATTCTTCCCCTTTATAAGAAATTTGGACTAGAAAAGCTTTGTAAGAATCTTGATGGAGAATTTGCCTTTGTTATTTGGGACTCAGAGAAACAAACCTTTCAAGCGGCTAGAGATCAGTTTGGAATTAGACCTCTCTTTTATGGATATAAACGTGAGGATTCCTCGATTGCATTCGCTTCAGAGGTTAAGGCCCTACAAGACTTCTGCGATGACATTAAGCCTTTTCTTCCTGGCCACTACTTTGATGGAAGAGGTTTCTATGAATTTGATTCAATCCATAAGGTTGAAGTTAACGAAGAGATCACCAAAGAAGATGCTCTTCATGGAATAAAACAATTGCTAGAACAAGCAGTAATTAAGAGAATGGATTCCGATGCCAAAGTTGGCTATCTTCTAAGTGGTGGTCTAGATAGCAGTCTTGTCTGCGCTATCGCAGCGAGAGAGAGTAAAGAGCCTATTAAAACTTTTGCTGTTGGAATTAATGAAGACCCAATCGATGCAAAGTACGCAAAGATCGTTGCTGACCATATCGGGTCAGACCATACAGAATACCTATTTTCCAAGTCAGACTTACTTGAAACTTTAGATGACCTCATTTATAGACTTGAGAGCTTTGATATAACAACAATCAGAGCTTCCCTTGGAATGGATCTCATCTGTAGACACATCAAAGATACAACAGATATTAAAGTTCTTATGACTGGCGAGTGTAGTGATGAAATGTTTGGTTATAAGTACACAGACTTCGCACCATCTCCAAATGAGTTTCAAAAAGAAGCCTCTAAAAGAGTAGAAGAACTTTATATTTATGATGTTCTTAGAGCTGATAGATGTATTAGCTCAAATTCACTTGAAGCCAGAGTTCCTTTTAGTGACAAGTCTTTTGCAAAGTTTGTCATGAGTATTCCACCAGAACTAAAGATGAATACAACAGGGCATGGAAAGTATCTTCTTAGGGCCGCTTTCGATCTTGAAGACTATCTTCCCCAAGACATACTCTTTAGACAGAAAGCTGCTTTTAGCGATGCCGTTGGACATTCAAGTGTGGACTTTTTAAAGACATTGGCCGAGATCACAATTACTGAAGACGAGCTTGCTGCGGCTAAAGAACTTTTTCCTCACTGCACACCAACAACAAAGGAGTCTTTCCTTTATAGAAGAATTTTTGAAAAACACTATCCTAGTCAATCACACTTAATAAAAGCCATTTGGCTTCCAAATCAAGAGTGGGAAAACTGTAAGGTAAGTGATCCAAGTGCTAGGGCGCTTCCGAATTATGGCAAAAGTGGATTGTAA